In Anopheles gambiae chromosome 2, idAnoGambNW_F1_1, whole genome shotgun sequence, a single window of DNA contains:
- the LOC1274049 gene encoding diacylglycerol kinase theta isoform X2 encodes MAGGEHTFGRKTFHKPTYCHHCSDLLWGLIGQGYICEVCNFIVHEKCVTNIVTPCTGVAPYLIRNPVAHCWSEPSHHKRKFCSVCRKRLDETPAVHCLICEHFAHVECQDFAIPDCKENATYVPGKELGHVKHQHHWREGNLPQSSKCAYCKKTCWSYECLTGYRCEWCGTTTHGGCRNNISAECTFGTLQPIYLPPHAVSIPRTEVPMEAIIGVQNRNKGTPGLQRDYSCPELWTIGMYQEEQHQQQKHQQQQQQQQEQIEYCSESTELLLHSVRQEERQHHGRTVPLSPVSFTFYDDDDSVSSAIGSIPALERSDQQQKQKPDDQQQQCHQQQQHQHQQYHSDNSLLLQTDDDWPMRPTRSRNLIHPALRRTKAATAGPPTDTLVTRSRSFQDQTNSIPKRFVKSAACYSPRFLARFRKKHQAPRRSPSPLDARRAGFNGGELAKLLLVHAGTTTNSSSSTSEPTTMAPIRTALAPVLVHTPSGSLTSSSACASGPPLLLTVCGMNGEVDDAAGTVERSHSFDCTTAAAAATPTVGRHFGHHLTVASANELLLTCVEPRRVVSYDDVSGFSFIDDDNEGGSEPNGSTTASAVGAALVGYTNEPTTTSVSPTGNADSDTQRQRQRAATVGRAEQQGALSHSPTQHLLGRIYRQMRKCSMGWSKTGCRVRRARSISEEITTENRYRDDEYVPRGESSGSGTHSKPDSAHKPDKDKDKKDKDKEERDEETIKVFDGNCSYRRRIFRAINVPRTCSLEQLLTTALRAFHIARDPNLFFLTDVYGDEVRLQDPTPVPGLHRVEGKRPAIYLRFRDKENDHGFVRVYPGKLQVENAYVIIPVDNDTTVKDLICESLKKFGLQSHQIEDYRCSEILLDRGVTERVLSWNERPWEIMKQLGKDSIRQMELMRFYLQLKQDPHGPNLALFVGNLPPGLSQRNYEHILTEFLGFENKFSSIGPIYYEYGSLVITYENASKAVRAFQALRESKYEEKHLLVLLLPNIEPSMVPAGVQPLLVFVNVKSGGCQGLELISSFRKLLNPYQVFDLDNGGPLPGLYVFRHIQDYKILVCGGDGTIGWVLQCLDNVGQDSECSSPPCAIVPLGTGNDLARVLRWGAGYTGGEDPLNLLRDVIDAEEIRLDRWTVVFHPEDKPEDATPKAQPNSTVVGGAQSEDNSQIFVMNNYFGIGIDADLCLDFHNAREENPNKFNSRLHNKGVYVKMGLRKMVGRKMVKELHKELRLEVDGKVVELPPVEGIIILNILSWGSGANPWGPEKEDQFSKPNHWDGMLEVVGVTGVVHLGQIQSGLRSAMRIAQGGHIKIHLHSDIPVQVDGEPWVQSPGDVVVLKSALKATMLKKMKGKMKRRNTEPTMQVMGPSGIQMTLAAPQEPDEVDSNNTDF; translated from the exons ATGGCGGGTGGCGAGCATACATTCGGTAGAAAGACATTTCACAAACCAACCTATTGCCATCACTGTTCGGATCTGCTGTGGGGACTCATCGGACAAGGATACATCTGTGAAG TGTGTAACTTTATAGTACATGAAAAGTGCGTAACCAACATCGTAACACCGTGCACGGGCGTTGCACCCTATCTGATCCGTAACCCGGTGGCGCACTGTTGGTCCGAACCATCACATCATAAGCGCAAGTTTTGTTCGGTTTGTCGCAAGCGTTTAGATGAAACTCCCGCCGTTCATTGCTTGA TATGTGAACACTTTGCACATGTCGAGTGTCAGGATTTTGCCATCCCCGACTGTAAGGAGAATGCAACCTACGTTCCGGGCAAGGAATTGGGCCACGTCAAACATCAGCACCACTGGCGCGAAGGCAACCTGCCACAATCGTCCAAGTGTGCGTACTGTAAGAAGACGTGCTGGTCTTACGAATGCCTTACAG GTTATCGTTGCGAATGGTGCGGCACAACTACCCACGGCGGTTGCAGAAACAACATCTCGGCCGAATGTACGTTTGGCACATTGCAGCCCATCTATCTGCCACCACACGCAGTGTCCATACCGCGGACGGAAGTGCCGATGGAGGCGATCATCGGTGTGCAGAATCGCAACAAAGGAACGCCTGGATTACAGCGCGACTATTCCTGTC CGGAACTGTGGACCATCGGCATGTATCAGGAggagcagcatcagcaacagaaacatcagcaacagcagcaacagcagcaggagcaaatTGAATATTGCAGCGAAAGCACAGAACTTCTGCTCCACAGTGTACGGCAGGAGGAGCGCCAGCATCACGGTCGCACCGTTCCGCTATCACCCGTGAGCTTTACCTTCTACGATGACGATGACAGTGTTTCCAGTGCGATTGGATCGATTCCAGCCCTGGAAAGGAGCgatcagcagcagaagcaaaagccagacgaccagcagcagcaatgccatcagcagcagcagcaccagcaccagcaataCCACAGTGATAATAGCTTGCTGCTGCAAACGGACGATGACTGGCCGATGCGGCCGACACGCAGCCGCAACCTTATCCATCCTGCCCTGCGGCGTACCAAAGCTGCCACCGCCGGACCACCGACCGATACGCTGGTGACGCGCAGCCGTTCCTTTCAGGATCAAACTAACAGCATTCCAAAGCGCTTCGTTAAATCAGCCGCCTGCTACAGTCCCCGGTTCTTGGCGCGGTTTCGCAAAAAGCACCAGGCACCCCGGAGATCTCCCTCCCCGCTGGACGCACGCCGGGCTGGATTTAATGGTGGCGAACTGGCGAAGCTGCTGCTCGTTCACGCTggtaccaccaccaacagcagcagcagcaccagcgagCCAACGACGATGGCCCCAATACGGACCGCGCTTGCACCGGTGCTGGTGCACACTCCTTCCGGTTCGTTGACGTCATCGTCCGCTTGTGCTTCGGGCCCGCCGCTACTACTTACCGTGTGCGGGATGAATGGGGAGGTGGACGATGCAGCAGGAACGGTGGAACGTTCGCACTCCTTCGACTGCACCACTGCTGCAGCGGCAGCCACACCTACGGTTGGGCGACATTTCGGTCACCATCTTACGGTGGCGTCAGCGAACGAGCTGCTGCTTACCTGCGTCGAGCCGAGGCGCGTAGTGTCGTACGATGACGTCAGTGGGTTTAGCTTCatcgacgacgacaacgagggCGGTTCCGAACCGAACGGTAGCACGACTGCTAGTGCAGTCGGTGCAGCATTAGTGGGCTACACTAATgaacccaccaccacctcggTGAGCCCGACCGGAAACGCCGATAGCGATACGCAGCGTCAGCGCCAGCGTGCAGCGACGGTCGGTAGGGCAGAGCAGCAGGGCGCACTGTCGCACTCACCAACGCAGCACCTGCTCGGTCGTATCTATCGACAGATGCGAAAGTGCTCCATGGGCTGGAGCAAAACTGGATGTCGTGTACGCAGAG CTCGCAGCATCTCCGAGGAGATAACTACAGAGAACCGCTATCGGGACGATGAGTACGTACCAAGAGGCGAGAGCAGCGGCTCCGGTACTCACTCGAAGCCAGATTCTGCGCATAAGCCCGATAAAGATAAGGATAAGAAAGATAAGGACAAGGAGGAGCGCGATGAAG AAACAATCAAGGTATTCGACGGAAACTGTTCATATCGAAGAAGAATTTTCAGAGCCATTAATGTACCTAGAACATGCTCGTTGGAACAACTGTTGACCACCGCCTTGAGGGCCTTCCACATAGCCAGGGATCCAAAT CTATTTTTTCTCACTGATGTCTATGGTGATGAGGTCAGATTGCAGGACCCAACTCCAGTACCCGGCCTACATCGTGTGGAGGGTAAAAGACCAGCTATATACTTAAGATTTCG TGATAAGGAGAATGATCACGGCTTTGTACGAGTCTATCCGGGTAAGCTGCAGGTGGAGAACGCTTACGTTATCATACCGGTGGACAACGATACCACCGTCAAGGATCTGATTTGCGAATCGCTGAAAAAGTTCGGCCTGCAAAGCCACCAGATCGAGGACTACCGCTGTTCGGAGATACTGCTCGATCGGGGCGTCACCGAGCGCGTCCTATCGTGGAACGAGCGGCCCTGGGAAATTATGAAGCAGCTCGGGAAGGATTCGATACGGCAGATGGAGCTGATGCGCTTCTACCTGCAGCTGAAGCAGGATCCGCACGGGCCGAATCTGGCACTGTTCGTGGGCAACCTGCCGCCAGGGCTGTCGCAGCGCAACTACGAGCACATACTGACGGAGTTTCTGGGCTTCGAGAACAAGTTCAGTAGCATCGGACCGATCTACTACGAGTACGGCTCGCTAGTGATAACCTACGAAAATGCATCAAAGGCT GTCCGTGCATTCCAAGCACTGCGGGAGTCGAAGTACGAGGAGAAACATTTGctcgtgctgctgttgcccaACATCGAACCGAGCATGGTGCCGGCCGGTGTCCAACCATTGCTAGTGTTTGTCAATGTCAAGTCCGGTGGATGCCAGGGTCTAGAGCTTATTAGTAGTTTTCGTAAATTATTAAATCCATATCAAGTGTTTGATTTGGATAACGGTGGACCACTGCCTGG GCTGTACGTTTTCCGACACATTCAGGACTACAAGATTCTGGTGTGCGGTGGCGATGGTACGATCGGTTGGGTGTTGCAGTGCCTGGATAACGTTGGTCAAGATTCGGAATGCTCTAGCCCTCCGTGCGCCATCGTACCCTTGGGCACTG GTAACGATCTGGCACGCGTACTGCGCTGGGGCGCCGGTTACACCGGTGGCGAGGATCCACTAAATCTGCTGCGTGACGTTATCGACGCGGAAGAGATACGGCTCGATCGCTGGACGGTGGTGTTCCATCCGGAGGACAAGCCCGAAGATGCCACCCCGAAGGCGCAACCCAACTCAACcg TTGTTGGAGGCGCACAGAGTGAGGACAACTCGCAAATATTCGTGATGAACAACTACTTTGGTATCGGCATCGATGCCGATCTGTGCTTGGACTTCCATAATGCGCGCGAGGAAAACCCGAACAAGTTCAACTCCCGCCTGCACAACAAGGGCGTGTACGTGAAGATGGGCCTACGCAAGATGGTGGGAAGAAAGATGGTCAAGGAGCTGCACAAGGAACTCCGGCTCGAGGTGGACGGGAAGGTTGTGGAGCTGCCCCCGGTAGAGGGTATCATCATACTGAATATCTTAAG CTGGGGATCCGGAGCAAATCCATGGGGTCCGGAAAAGGAGGATCAATTCAGCAAGCCCAACCATTGGGACGGTATGCTGGAAGTCGTTGGCGTTACAGGTGTAGTGCATTTAGGGCAAATTCAGTCCGGGTTGCGGTCGGCCATGCGAATAGCACAG GGTGGTCACATCAAAATTCATCTTCATTCCGACATACCGGTACAGGTTGATGGAGAGCCGTGGGTTCAAAGCCCCGGTGACGTTGTCGTTCTAAAATCGGCATTAAAG GCAACAATgttgaagaaaatgaaaggaaaaatgaaacGACGCAACACCGAACCCACGATGCAGGTGATGGGCCCATCGGGAATCCAGATGACGCTGGCGGCACCCCAGGAGCCCGACGAGGTCGACTCCAATAATACAGATTTTTGA
- the LOC1274049 gene encoding diacylglycerol kinase theta isoform X3: MAGGEHTFGRKTFHKPTYCHHCSDLLWGLIGQGYICEVCNFIVHEKCVTNIVTPCTGVAPYLIRNPVAHCWSEPSHHKRKFCSVCRKRLDETPAVHCLICEHFAHVECQDFAIPDCKENATYVPGKELGHVKHQHHWREGNLPQSSKCAYCKKTCWSYECLTGYRCEWCGTTTHGGCRNNISAECTFGTLQPIYLPPHAVSIPRTEVPMEAIIGVQNRNKGTPGLQRDYSCPELWTIGMYQEEQHQQQKHQQQQQQQQEQIEYCSESTELLLHSVRQEERQHHGRTVPLSPVSFTFYDDDDSVSSAIGSIPALERSDQQQKQKPDDQQQQCHQQQQHQHQQYHSDNSLLLQTDDDWPMRPTRSRNLIHPALRRTKAATAGPPTDTLVTRSRSFQDQTNSIPKRFVKSAACYSPRFLARFRKKHQAPRRSPSPLDARRAGFNGGELAKLLLVHAGTTTNSSSSTSEPTTMAPIRTALAPVLVHTPSGSLTSSSACASGPPLLLTVCGMNGEVDDAAGTVERSHSFDCTTAAAAATPTVGRHFGHHLTVASANELLLTCVEPRRVVSYDDVSGFSFIDDDNEGGSEPNGSTTASAVGAALVGYTNEPTTTSVSPTGNADSDTQRQRQRAATVGRAEQQGALSHSPTQHLLGRIYRQMRKCSMGWSKTGCRVRRARSISEEITTENRYRDDEYVPRGESSGSGTHSKPDSAHKPDKDKDKKDKDKEERDEETIKVFDGNCSYRRRIFRAINVPRTCSLEQLLTTALRAFHIARDPNLFFLTDVYGDEVRLQDPTPVPGLHRVEGKRPAIYLRFRDKENDHGFVRVYPGKLQVENAYVIIPVDNDTTVKDLICESLKKFGLQSHQIEDYRCSEILLDRGVTERVLSWNERPWEIMKQLGKDSIRQMELMRFYLQLKQDPHGPNLALFVGNLPPGLSQRNYEHILTEFLGFENKFSSIGPIYYEYGSLVITYENASKAVRAFQALRESKYEEKHLLVLLLPNIEPSMVPAGVQPLLVFVNVKSGGCQGLELISSFRKLLNPYQVFDLDNGGPLPGLYVFRHIQDYKILVCGGDGTIGWVLQCLDNVGQDSECSSPPCAIVPLGTGNDLARVLRWGAGYTGGEDPLNLLRDVIDAEEIRLDRWTVVFHPEDKPEDATPKAQPNSTVVGGAQSEDNSQIFVMNNYFGIGIDADLCLDFHNAREENPNKFNSRLHNKGVYVKMGLRKMVGRKMVKELHKELRLEVDGKVVELPPVEGIIILNILSWGSGANPWGPEKEDQFSKPNHWDGMLEVVGVTGVVHLGQIQSGLRSAMRIAQGGHIKIHLHSDIPVQVDGEPWVQSPGDVVVLKSALKATMLKKIKSKRRLTEPHISPAVAGFSQGGAPENGDRDKDALSGT, translated from the exons ATGGCGGGTGGCGAGCATACATTCGGTAGAAAGACATTTCACAAACCAACCTATTGCCATCACTGTTCGGATCTGCTGTGGGGACTCATCGGACAAGGATACATCTGTGAAG TGTGTAACTTTATAGTACATGAAAAGTGCGTAACCAACATCGTAACACCGTGCACGGGCGTTGCACCCTATCTGATCCGTAACCCGGTGGCGCACTGTTGGTCCGAACCATCACATCATAAGCGCAAGTTTTGTTCGGTTTGTCGCAAGCGTTTAGATGAAACTCCCGCCGTTCATTGCTTGA TATGTGAACACTTTGCACATGTCGAGTGTCAGGATTTTGCCATCCCCGACTGTAAGGAGAATGCAACCTACGTTCCGGGCAAGGAATTGGGCCACGTCAAACATCAGCACCACTGGCGCGAAGGCAACCTGCCACAATCGTCCAAGTGTGCGTACTGTAAGAAGACGTGCTGGTCTTACGAATGCCTTACAG GTTATCGTTGCGAATGGTGCGGCACAACTACCCACGGCGGTTGCAGAAACAACATCTCGGCCGAATGTACGTTTGGCACATTGCAGCCCATCTATCTGCCACCACACGCAGTGTCCATACCGCGGACGGAAGTGCCGATGGAGGCGATCATCGGTGTGCAGAATCGCAACAAAGGAACGCCTGGATTACAGCGCGACTATTCCTGTC CGGAACTGTGGACCATCGGCATGTATCAGGAggagcagcatcagcaacagaaacatcagcaacagcagcaacagcagcaggagcaaatTGAATATTGCAGCGAAAGCACAGAACTTCTGCTCCACAGTGTACGGCAGGAGGAGCGCCAGCATCACGGTCGCACCGTTCCGCTATCACCCGTGAGCTTTACCTTCTACGATGACGATGACAGTGTTTCCAGTGCGATTGGATCGATTCCAGCCCTGGAAAGGAGCgatcagcagcagaagcaaaagccagacgaccagcagcagcaatgccatcagcagcagcagcaccagcaccagcaataCCACAGTGATAATAGCTTGCTGCTGCAAACGGACGATGACTGGCCGATGCGGCCGACACGCAGCCGCAACCTTATCCATCCTGCCCTGCGGCGTACCAAAGCTGCCACCGCCGGACCACCGACCGATACGCTGGTGACGCGCAGCCGTTCCTTTCAGGATCAAACTAACAGCATTCCAAAGCGCTTCGTTAAATCAGCCGCCTGCTACAGTCCCCGGTTCTTGGCGCGGTTTCGCAAAAAGCACCAGGCACCCCGGAGATCTCCCTCCCCGCTGGACGCACGCCGGGCTGGATTTAATGGTGGCGAACTGGCGAAGCTGCTGCTCGTTCACGCTggtaccaccaccaacagcagcagcagcaccagcgagCCAACGACGATGGCCCCAATACGGACCGCGCTTGCACCGGTGCTGGTGCACACTCCTTCCGGTTCGTTGACGTCATCGTCCGCTTGTGCTTCGGGCCCGCCGCTACTACTTACCGTGTGCGGGATGAATGGGGAGGTGGACGATGCAGCAGGAACGGTGGAACGTTCGCACTCCTTCGACTGCACCACTGCTGCAGCGGCAGCCACACCTACGGTTGGGCGACATTTCGGTCACCATCTTACGGTGGCGTCAGCGAACGAGCTGCTGCTTACCTGCGTCGAGCCGAGGCGCGTAGTGTCGTACGATGACGTCAGTGGGTTTAGCTTCatcgacgacgacaacgagggCGGTTCCGAACCGAACGGTAGCACGACTGCTAGTGCAGTCGGTGCAGCATTAGTGGGCTACACTAATgaacccaccaccacctcggTGAGCCCGACCGGAAACGCCGATAGCGATACGCAGCGTCAGCGCCAGCGTGCAGCGACGGTCGGTAGGGCAGAGCAGCAGGGCGCACTGTCGCACTCACCAACGCAGCACCTGCTCGGTCGTATCTATCGACAGATGCGAAAGTGCTCCATGGGCTGGAGCAAAACTGGATGTCGTGTACGCAGAG CTCGCAGCATCTCCGAGGAGATAACTACAGAGAACCGCTATCGGGACGATGAGTACGTACCAAGAGGCGAGAGCAGCGGCTCCGGTACTCACTCGAAGCCAGATTCTGCGCATAAGCCCGATAAAGATAAGGATAAGAAAGATAAGGACAAGGAGGAGCGCGATGAAG AAACAATCAAGGTATTCGACGGAAACTGTTCATATCGAAGAAGAATTTTCAGAGCCATTAATGTACCTAGAACATGCTCGTTGGAACAACTGTTGACCACCGCCTTGAGGGCCTTCCACATAGCCAGGGATCCAAAT CTATTTTTTCTCACTGATGTCTATGGTGATGAGGTCAGATTGCAGGACCCAACTCCAGTACCCGGCCTACATCGTGTGGAGGGTAAAAGACCAGCTATATACTTAAGATTTCG TGATAAGGAGAATGATCACGGCTTTGTACGAGTCTATCCGGGTAAGCTGCAGGTGGAGAACGCTTACGTTATCATACCGGTGGACAACGATACCACCGTCAAGGATCTGATTTGCGAATCGCTGAAAAAGTTCGGCCTGCAAAGCCACCAGATCGAGGACTACCGCTGTTCGGAGATACTGCTCGATCGGGGCGTCACCGAGCGCGTCCTATCGTGGAACGAGCGGCCCTGGGAAATTATGAAGCAGCTCGGGAAGGATTCGATACGGCAGATGGAGCTGATGCGCTTCTACCTGCAGCTGAAGCAGGATCCGCACGGGCCGAATCTGGCACTGTTCGTGGGCAACCTGCCGCCAGGGCTGTCGCAGCGCAACTACGAGCACATACTGACGGAGTTTCTGGGCTTCGAGAACAAGTTCAGTAGCATCGGACCGATCTACTACGAGTACGGCTCGCTAGTGATAACCTACGAAAATGCATCAAAGGCT GTCCGTGCATTCCAAGCACTGCGGGAGTCGAAGTACGAGGAGAAACATTTGctcgtgctgctgttgcccaACATCGAACCGAGCATGGTGCCGGCCGGTGTCCAACCATTGCTAGTGTTTGTCAATGTCAAGTCCGGTGGATGCCAGGGTCTAGAGCTTATTAGTAGTTTTCGTAAATTATTAAATCCATATCAAGTGTTTGATTTGGATAACGGTGGACCACTGCCTGG GCTGTACGTTTTCCGACACATTCAGGACTACAAGATTCTGGTGTGCGGTGGCGATGGTACGATCGGTTGGGTGTTGCAGTGCCTGGATAACGTTGGTCAAGATTCGGAATGCTCTAGCCCTCCGTGCGCCATCGTACCCTTGGGCACTG GTAACGATCTGGCACGCGTACTGCGCTGGGGCGCCGGTTACACCGGTGGCGAGGATCCACTAAATCTGCTGCGTGACGTTATCGACGCGGAAGAGATACGGCTCGATCGCTGGACGGTGGTGTTCCATCCGGAGGACAAGCCCGAAGATGCCACCCCGAAGGCGCAACCCAACTCAACcg TTGTTGGAGGCGCACAGAGTGAGGACAACTCGCAAATATTCGTGATGAACAACTACTTTGGTATCGGCATCGATGCCGATCTGTGCTTGGACTTCCATAATGCGCGCGAGGAAAACCCGAACAAGTTCAACTCCCGCCTGCACAACAAGGGCGTGTACGTGAAGATGGGCCTACGCAAGATGGTGGGAAGAAAGATGGTCAAGGAGCTGCACAAGGAACTCCGGCTCGAGGTGGACGGGAAGGTTGTGGAGCTGCCCCCGGTAGAGGGTATCATCATACTGAATATCTTAAG CTGGGGATCCGGAGCAAATCCATGGGGTCCGGAAAAGGAGGATCAATTCAGCAAGCCCAACCATTGGGACGGTATGCTGGAAGTCGTTGGCGTTACAGGTGTAGTGCATTTAGGGCAAATTCAGTCCGGGTTGCGGTCGGCCATGCGAATAGCACAG GGTGGTCACATCAAAATTCATCTTCATTCCGACATACCGGTACAGGTTGATGGAGAGCCGTGGGTTCAAAGCCCCGGTGACGTTGTCGTTCTAAAATCGGCATTAAAG GCAACGATGCTGAAGAAAATTAAGAGCAAACGGAGGCTAACAGAACCGCATATCTCACCGGCCGTTGCGGGATTCTCGCAAGGGGGAGCTCCAGAAAATGGAGATCGTGATAAAGATGCCCTGAGCGGAACCTAG